The following coding sequences are from one Streptomyces sp. V3I7 window:
- a CDS encoding adenylate kinase codes for MRIVLVGPPGAGKGTQAVRLAEKLGIPHISTGDLFRANISQQTELGKLAKSYMDAGNLVPDEVTIAMAKDRMEQPDAEGGFLLDGFPRNVSQAEALDELLTTESMKLDAVLDLEVPEDEVVKRIAGRRICRKDSSHVFHETYSPAKVEGVCDVCGGELYQRDDDSEDTVRKRLEVYHTQTEPIIDYYKAQGLVVTISSLGPVDEITQRALEALKRDGDDAK; via the coding sequence ATGCGAATCGTCCTCGTCGGGCCTCCTGGCGCCGGTAAGGGAACGCAGGCCGTGCGTCTCGCCGAGAAGCTGGGCATCCCGCACATCTCCACGGGCGACCTGTTCCGGGCCAACATCAGCCAGCAGACGGAGCTGGGCAAGCTCGCGAAGTCCTACATGGACGCCGGCAACCTCGTCCCCGACGAGGTCACCATTGCGATGGCCAAGGACCGCATGGAGCAGCCGGACGCCGAGGGCGGCTTCCTGCTCGACGGCTTCCCGCGGAACGTCTCGCAGGCCGAGGCCCTGGACGAGCTGCTCACCACGGAGAGCATGAAGCTCGACGCGGTGCTGGACCTGGAGGTCCCCGAGGACGAGGTGGTCAAGCGCATCGCGGGCCGCCGCATCTGCCGCAAGGACTCCAGCCACGTCTTCCACGAGACGTACAGCCCGGCCAAGGTGGAGGGCGTCTGCGACGTCTGCGGCGGCGAGCTGTACCAGCGCGACGACGACTCCGAGGACACCGTCCGCAAGCGGCTCGAGGTCTACCACACGCAGACCGAGCCGATCATCGACTACTACAAGGCGCAGGGCCTGGTCGTCACGATCTCCTCCCTGGGCCCCGTGGACGAGATCACGCAGCGGGCGCTGGAAGCACTGAAGCGTGACGGGGACGACGCGAAGTAG
- the infA gene encoding translation initiation factor IF-1 encodes MAKKQGAIEIEGTVVESLPNAMFRVELQNGHQVLAHISGKMRMHYIRILPDDRVVVELSPYDLTRGRIVYRYK; translated from the coding sequence GTGGCCAAGAAGCAAGGTGCCATCGAGATCGAGGGCACTGTCGTCGAGTCTCTTCCGAACGCCATGTTCAGGGTCGAGCTCCAGAACGGCCACCAGGTTCTGGCACACATCAGCGGCAAGATGCGTATGCACTACATCCGCATCCTCCCTGACGACCGGGTCGTGGTGGAGCTGTCTCCGTACGACCTGACGCGTGGCCGGATCGTCTACCGGTACAAGTAG
- a CDS encoding DNA-directed RNA polymerase subunit alpha, translating into MLIAQRPSLTEEVVDEFRSRFVIEPLEPGFGYTLGNSLRRTLLSSIPGAAVTSIRIDGVLHEFTTVPGVKEDVTDLILNIKQLVVSSEHDEPVVMYLRKQGPGLVTAADIAPPAGVEVHNPDLVLATLNGKGKLEMELTVERGRGYVSAVQNKQLGQEIGRIPVDSIYSPVLKVTYKVEATRVEQRTDFDKLIVDVETKQAMRPRDAMASAGKTLVELFGLARELNIDAEGIDMGPSPTDAALAADLALPIEELELTVRSYNCLKREGIHSVGELVARSEADLLDIRNFGAKSIDEVKAKLAGMGLALKDSPPGFDPTAAADAFGADDDADAGFVETEQY; encoded by the coding sequence ATGCTGATCGCTCAGCGTCCCTCGTTGACCGAAGAGGTCGTCGACGAGTTCCGCTCCCGGTTCGTGATCGAGCCGCTGGAGCCGGGCTTCGGCTACACCCTCGGCAACTCCCTGCGCCGTACCCTCCTGTCGTCGATCCCCGGCGCTGCTGTCACCAGCATCCGCATCGACGGTGTCCTGCACGAGTTCACCACCGTGCCGGGCGTCAAGGAGGACGTCACCGACCTGATCCTCAACATCAAGCAGCTGGTCGTCTCCTCGGAGCACGACGAGCCGGTCGTGATGTACCTGCGCAAGCAGGGCCCGGGTCTGGTCACCGCCGCCGACATCGCGCCCCCGGCCGGTGTCGAGGTGCACAACCCCGACCTCGTCCTCGCCACGCTCAACGGCAAGGGCAAGCTGGAGATGGAGCTGACCGTCGAGCGCGGTCGCGGCTACGTCTCCGCCGTGCAGAACAAGCAGCTGGGCCAGGAGATCGGTCGTATCCCGGTCGACTCGATCTACTCGCCGGTGCTGAAGGTCACGTACAAGGTCGAGGCCACGCGTGTCGAGCAGCGCACCGACTTCGACAAGCTGATCGTCGACGTCGAGACCAAGCAGGCCATGCGTCCGCGTGACGCCATGGCGTCGGCCGGTAAGACCCTGGTCGAGCTGTTCGGTCTCGCCCGTGAGCTGAACATCGACGCCGAGGGCATCGACATGGGCCCGTCCCCCACGGACGCCGCCCTGGCCGCTGACCTCGCGCTGCCGATCGAGGAGCTGGAGCTCACGGTCCGCTCCTACAACTGCCTCAAGCGTGAGGGCATCCACTCCGTGGGTGAACTCGTCGCCCGCTCCGAGGCCGACCTGCTGGACATCCGCAACTTCGGTGCGAAGTCCATCGACGAGGTCAAGGCGAAGCTGGCCGGCATGGGCCTGGCCCTCAAGGACAGCCCGCCCGGATTCGACCCGACCGCCGCCGCGGACGCCTTCGGCGCGGACGACGACGCGGACGCGGGCTTCGTCGAG
- the rpsM gene encoding 30S ribosomal protein S13: protein MARVSGVDIPREKRVEVALTYVFGIGRTLSQETLAATGVDPNTRVRDLSEEQLVAIREYVDNNIKTEGDLRREIQADIRRKVEIGCYQGLRHRRGLPVRGQRTSTNARTRKGPRRAIAGKKKPGKK, encoded by the coding sequence ATGGCACGCGTTTCCGGTGTTGACATCCCGCGCGAAAAGCGCGTGGAGGTCGCCCTCACCTACGTGTTCGGCATCGGCCGGACCCTCTCGCAGGAGACGCTGGCTGCGACCGGCGTCGACCCGAACACCCGCGTTCGTGACCTCAGCGAAGAGCAGCTGGTCGCGATCCGCGAGTACGTCGACAACAACATCAAGACCGAGGGTGACCTTCGTCGCGAGATCCAGGCCGACATCCGCCGCAAGGTCGAGATCGGTTGCTACCAGGGTCTCCGTCACCGTCGCGGTCTGCCCGTCCGCGGTCAGCGCACCAGCACCAACGCTCGTACCCGCAAGGGCCCGCGTCGCGCCATCGCCGGCAAGAAGAAGCCGGGCAAGAAGTAG
- the rpsK gene encoding 30S ribosomal protein S11: MPPKGRQGAAKKVRRKEKKNVAHGHAHIKSTFNNTIVSITDPSGNVISWASAGHVGFKGSRKSTPFAAQMAAESAARRAQEHGMRKVDVFVKGPGSGRETAIRSLQATGLEVGSIQDVTPTPHNGCRPPKRRRV, encoded by the coding sequence ATGCCCCCCAAGGGACGTCAGGGCGCTGCCAAGAAGGTGCGCCGCAAGGAAAAGAAGAACGTCGCTCACGGCCACGCGCACATCAAGAGCACGTTCAACAACACGATCGTCTCGATCACGGACCCGTCCGGCAACGTGATCTCCTGGGCCTCCGCCGGCCACGTCGGCTTCAAGGGTTCCCGGAAGTCCACGCCGTTCGCCGCGCAGATGGCCGCCGAGTCGGCTGCCCGCCGCGCTCAGGAGCACGGCATGCGCAAGGTCGACGTGTTCGTCAAGGGCCCGGGTTCCGGTCGTGAGACCGCGATCCGCTCCCTGCAGGCCACGGGCCTCGAGGTCGGCTCCATCCAGGACGTCACCCCGACCCCGCACAACGGCTGCCGTCCGCCGAAGCGCCGCCGCGTCTGA
- the rpmJ gene encoding 50S ribosomal protein L36, with product MKVKPSVKKICDKCRVIRRHGRVMVICENPRHKQRQG from the coding sequence ATGAAGGTCAAGCCGAGCGTCAAGAAGATCTGCGACAAGTGCAGGGTGATCCGCCGTCACGGTCGGGTCATGGTCATCTGCGAGAACCCGCGCCACAAGCAGCGCCAGGGCTGA
- the map gene encoding type I methionyl aminopeptidase, with translation MVQIKTPEQIAKMREAGLVVAAIHAATREAAVPGASTKDLDEVARKVLAEHGAKSNFLGYGGFPATICTSVNEVVVHGIPSDDVVLKNGDIISIDCGAVVDGWHGDAAFTAFVGSGHAPELVELSRVTEESMWAGIAAMKVGNRLVDISRAIETYIRRQPKLGGGRYGIIEDYGGHGIGTEMHMDPHLLNYVERRRGKGSKLVPGFCLAIEPMVSLGTPKTEVLEDDWTVITTDGTWSSHWEHSVALTEQGLLVLTAPDAGKAKLAEYGITAAPDPLA, from the coding sequence ATGGTGCAGATCAAGACCCCCGAGCAGATCGCCAAGATGCGTGAGGCGGGGCTGGTCGTGGCCGCGATCCACGCGGCGACCCGGGAGGCCGCGGTTCCCGGCGCCAGCACCAAGGACCTGGACGAGGTCGCGCGCAAGGTGCTCGCGGAGCACGGCGCCAAGTCGAACTTCCTCGGCTACGGCGGCTTCCCCGCGACGATCTGCACCTCCGTCAACGAGGTCGTCGTCCACGGCATCCCCTCGGACGACGTCGTTCTGAAGAACGGCGACATCATCTCCATCGACTGCGGTGCCGTCGTCGACGGCTGGCACGGCGACGCCGCCTTCACCGCCTTCGTGGGTTCCGGCCACGCTCCCGAACTGGTCGAGCTGTCCCGGGTGACCGAGGAGTCGATGTGGGCCGGCATCGCCGCGATGAAGGTGGGCAACCGGCTCGTCGACATCTCCCGCGCCATCGAGACCTACATCCGCCGCCAGCCCAAGCTGGGCGGCGGCCGCTACGGGATCATCGAGGACTACGGCGGCCACGGGATCGGCACCGAGATGCACATGGACCCGCACCTGCTGAACTACGTCGAGCGCCGGCGCGGCAAGGGCAGCAAGCTGGTGCCGGGCTTCTGCCTGGCCATCGAGCCGATGGTCTCCCTCGGCACCCCGAAGACCGAGGTCCTCGAGGACGACTGGACGGTCATCACCACCGACGGCACCTGGTCCTCCCACTGGGAGCACTCCGTCGCCCTCACCGAACAGGGCCTTCTGGTCCTCACGGCCCCCGACGCCGGTAAGGCCAAGCTGGCCGAGTACGGCATCACGGCTGCCCCCGATCCGCTGGCGTAA